A single window of Shewanella sp. Choline-02u-19 DNA harbors:
- the gmhB gene encoding D-glycero-beta-D-manno-heptose 1,7-bisphosphate 7-phosphatase, translating to MKRAVFLDRDGVINIDHGYVHQVDDFEYVEGVFEACVALKEAGFILAVVTNQSGIARGLYTEDQFHTLTEWMDWNFVDKGVELDGIYYCPHHAEKGIGEYKVDCDCRKPKPGMLNTAAQFLKIDLSQSVMVGDKRDDMLAAKAAGVPTRILVRTGKSVTDEAIAAATVVLDSIADVPAYLAAN from the coding sequence GTGAAGCGAGCAGTATTTTTAGATAGAGATGGTGTAATCAACATAGATCATGGCTACGTACATCAAGTCGATGATTTTGAATATGTAGAAGGCGTGTTTGAAGCATGCGTCGCGCTAAAAGAAGCAGGGTTTATTCTTGCGGTCGTGACGAATCAGTCTGGTATTGCACGTGGTTTATATACTGAAGATCAGTTTCATACGTTAACAGAGTGGATGGATTGGAACTTTGTTGATAAAGGTGTTGAGCTCGATGGTATCTATTATTGCCCTCATCATGCAGAAAAGGGCATTGGTGAGTATAAAGTTGACTGCGATTGCCGCAAACCAAAACCGGGGATGCTAAACACAGCAGCTCAGTTTCTGAAAATTGATTTAAGTCAATCGGTGATGGTGGGTGACAAAAGAGATGATATGTTAGCGGCTAAAGCTGCCGGAGTTCCTACACGTATATTAGTGCGTACAGGTAAATCAGTCACTGATGAAGCAATTGCCGCCGCGACAGTGGTGCTGGATTCAATTGCTGATGTACCCGCTTATCTTGCGGCTAACTAA
- a CDS encoding ribosomal maturation YjgA family protein, with the protein MVFWLMGLIIPNANIKLVIICALVFSFSIEFSQLYHAAWIDEIRSYKLAALVLGVGFQTSDLICYTVGVLFGALSETMLINKGRGISKGTNGTSLL; encoded by the coding sequence ATGGTTTTCTGGCTAATGGGGCTCATCATACCCAACGCTAATATTAAGTTAGTTATAATATGTGCTTTAGTATTTTCGTTCTCAATAGAGTTTTCTCAGTTATATCATGCCGCTTGGATTGACGAAATTAGAAGCTACAAGTTAGCTGCGTTAGTACTTGGGGTTGGGTTTCAAACGAGTGACTTGATATGTTACACCGTCGGCGTTTTGTTTGGTGCATTGTCTGAAACAATGTTGATAAACAAAGGGCGGGGAATAAGCAAAGGAACCAACGGTACTTCATTGCTGTGA
- a CDS encoding NAD(P)/FAD-dependent oxidoreductase — protein sequence MNNHNQNHPGTLTIVGAGIVGLAAAIELQRVGFNVTIIDKEGVGEGASKGNAGHFAAEQVLPLADPAMLAKLPGMLIDPLGPFRIQPKYFFKASPWFMRFLHNMLPSRRARNGRAIQALNQDAIAAMKSLTAFCGCEELLTLNGSLLVFEDTPISDVQKEFRVHSEAGIHVKLLNGDEVRVLEPSLSNTITHGLYFTHVGHTADPYRLCQALAAKFTELGGKLVTEELVHINTANTNSSITLDMSSGRSEQTDRLVIAAGAWSKPFAKQLGYSVPLETERGYHLMMPQQSSLSRPVTSYNRKFIITPMIGGTRLAGTVEFGGLKAPLVNARADCLFPHGKALLPELFADAVVTDGERWMGFRPSMPDSLPVLGRSQKQANVFFSFGHQHLGLTWSAISAKLLAQEVLGEQADIDLNPYRIDRFS from the coding sequence ACCATTGTTGGGGCAGGCATTGTAGGCTTAGCCGCAGCTATAGAACTGCAGCGTGTAGGCTTTAATGTCACGATCATTGACAAAGAAGGCGTGGGCGAAGGAGCCTCTAAAGGCAATGCAGGCCACTTTGCTGCTGAACAGGTATTGCCTTTAGCCGATCCAGCCATGCTAGCAAAATTGCCTGGCATGTTAATCGACCCATTAGGGCCATTTCGCATTCAACCAAAGTACTTTTTTAAAGCTTCACCTTGGTTTATGCGTTTTTTACACAACATGTTGCCGTCGCGAAGAGCTAGAAATGGCAGAGCGATTCAGGCACTTAATCAAGATGCGATAGCGGCAATGAAATCGCTCACCGCATTTTGTGGTTGTGAAGAATTACTGACCTTAAACGGTAGCTTATTGGTGTTTGAAGATACCCCCATCAGCGATGTGCAAAAAGAATTTAGAGTACATTCTGAAGCTGGCATACATGTGAAGTTACTTAACGGCGATGAGGTGAGGGTACTAGAACCCTCATTAAGCAATACGATCACCCATGGTTTGTATTTTACTCACGTAGGGCACACAGCAGATCCCTACCGTTTATGCCAAGCGTTGGCGGCTAAGTTTACAGAATTAGGCGGAAAGTTGGTCACTGAGGAGTTAGTTCATATCAACACTGCGAACACTAATTCGAGCATAACACTGGATATGAGTTCTGGCCGCAGCGAACAAACTGATAGATTGGTTATTGCCGCTGGAGCATGGTCAAAACCCTTTGCCAAGCAGTTAGGTTATTCGGTTCCACTGGAAACTGAGCGGGGTTATCATTTAATGATGCCGCAACAAAGCAGCCTTTCTCGGCCTGTGACTTCCTATAATCGCAAATTCATTATCACGCCAATGATAGGAGGGACGCGACTCGCTGGTACTGTTGAGTTCGGTGGTTTGAAAGCTCCACTTGTGAATGCTCGCGCCGATTGTCTGTTCCCTCATGGTAAGGCGTTATTACCTGAGCTATTTGCGGATGCAGTCGTCACTGATGGCGAGCGTTGGATGGGCTTTAGGCCTTCGATGCCAGATAGTCTGCCAGTATTGGGCCGCAGTCAAAAACAAGCTAATGTGTTTTTCTCATTCGGTCATCAGCACCTTGGCTTAACGTGGTCGGCAATTAGCGCAAAGCTCCTCGCGCAAGAAGTATTAGGCGAGCAAGCTGATATCGATCTTAATCCTTATCGTATCGATCGATTTAGTTAG
- a CDS encoding aminopeptidase P N-terminal domain-containing protein: MLNTCHQRRTELLEQLPNNSLVILAGYQQKVRSKNIKYHFRQDNDFLYLTGFNEPDAIAILVKREVSEYLLFCRPKDPAQEISFGARAGVEGAVEHYGADKAYSIAQFEQTLLPLLQSITTLYISDELGRFSSSLVRWTNIQRLTAPFDTPKNFISITPLAKVLHAKRVVKSQAEITKIRNAVAASTSGHKAVMQACHPGINERELSSLFDFTIAKYGCNDVAYPNIVAGGNNACCLHYEENCNELQDGQMLLIDAGGEYEHYASDITRSYPVNGKFTPEQKAIYQLVLNALDQAIAIVQPGSIWISLYDTCMQVMAKGLKELGLLSGSIEHIMTTESYKRFTVHKTGHWLGMDVHDVGPYHDDKGNWRTLEAGMVFTIEPGIYIPEDALDVPEGYRGMGIRIEDDIMVTDNGSENLSANVPRTIDDIERIMCK; encoded by the coding sequence ATGCTCAATACATGTCACCAAAGGCGCACCGAGCTGCTTGAACAGCTACCCAATAACAGTTTAGTGATCCTTGCGGGCTATCAGCAGAAAGTTCGCAGTAAAAATATCAAATATCACTTTAGGCAGGATAATGACTTTCTCTATTTGACCGGGTTCAACGAGCCAGACGCGATCGCTATATTGGTCAAACGCGAAGTAAGCGAATACCTGCTATTCTGTCGCCCTAAAGATCCAGCGCAAGAAATCAGCTTTGGCGCACGTGCCGGTGTTGAGGGCGCAGTTGAGCATTATGGTGCAGACAAAGCCTATTCAATCGCACAGTTTGAACAAACCTTATTACCACTTCTGCAAAGCATCACTACACTCTATATAAGTGATGAACTCGGGCGATTCTCATCATCACTTGTCCGTTGGACAAACATTCAAAGATTGACCGCGCCATTTGATACTCCAAAGAATTTCATCTCTATCACACCATTGGCTAAAGTGTTACACGCAAAGCGCGTGGTAAAAAGCCAAGCTGAAATCACTAAGATCCGCAATGCCGTAGCAGCATCCACCTCGGGGCATAAAGCGGTAATGCAGGCATGTCATCCCGGCATCAATGAGCGAGAATTGTCCTCACTATTTGATTTTACCATTGCCAAATATGGCTGTAACGACGTTGCCTACCCTAATATTGTGGCTGGCGGTAATAATGCCTGTTGCCTGCATTATGAAGAGAATTGCAATGAGCTGCAGGATGGCCAGATGCTACTTATCGATGCCGGCGGTGAATATGAGCACTATGCCTCCGACATAACCCGTAGCTATCCGGTCAATGGCAAGTTTACCCCTGAGCAGAAAGCCATTTACCAATTGGTGTTAAATGCACTGGATCAAGCTATAGCAATAGTACAGCCTGGCTCGATATGGATTAGCCTTTATGATACTTGCATGCAAGTGATGGCAAAGGGCCTTAAAGAACTTGGATTATTATCAGGCTCGATTGAACACATTATGACAACAGAAAGCTATAAACGCTTCACGGTACATAAAACCGGTCACTGGCTCGGCATGGATGTACACGATGTAGGCCCTTATCACGATGATAAAGGCAACTGGCGCACGCTAGAAGCAGGCATGGTATTCACCATAGAGCCCGGTATATACATTCCTGAAGATGCACTCGATGTCCCCGAAGGCTATCGCGGCATGGGGATCCGTATCGAGGACGATATTATGGTGACAGACAACGGCTCTGAAAACTTATCCGCTAATGTACCAAGAACGATTGACGATATTGAGCGTATTATGTGTAAATAA